From the Sphingobacteriales bacterium genome, the window CATCTGGGCAACCACACGGTCAAACTCATTGGGGATGGCATATTCTCCTGCTTTGAGCGAATATTCATTGATCTTTTTCTGAATGTTCATTCTTTCCTTTTCATCTTTGGTTTTGGCCAGTTCCTCATATTTGAGCGTAATGCTGTCGAGCCATACCTTTTCAGTCTGATAATCGGTAGTACCAAGCTGATCTGTTCCTTTAAAAAGCATATGTTCAAGATAATGGGCAATTCCGGTAGCTTCTTTCGGATCACGTTTTGACCCGCCCTTCACTGCAACAGCCCCCATAACCACCGGGGCCGTATGATCTTCATTCAGATATACTTTTAAACCATTACTGAGCTGATATTCTTTAACATCCAGCGGATTGGTCTTTGTGTTTTGAGAAATAGCCGGAAAGGCTATTATTGTCAGGGTTAAGAGCAAATAAATGTTTCTCATTTTTCTAATTTAATTTAGCCAAAGTTGAATTAATTTTGGTTTCAAATTTAACTGCGTTATTTTGAAAAAGAAAGACTTTTCAGAACTGTGGAGCCTGGTGTATTCCACCAATCCTGAAATTAATCCCGGTAGCTTTACCCCGCCTCCGAATGAGCAATGTTTACATGTCGGTATTGAAAAAAAACACAGAGGAGGAAAAACTGTAACTTTGATAGAAGGCTTTGAAGGAAAAACGGAAGATCTTGAAAATCTTGCCAAAACCCTCAAAACAAAGTGCGGAGCAGGTGGATCGGTCAAAGATGGGGTTATTTTAATACAGGGCGATTGCCGGGAAAAAATCACTAAATTTCTGAAAGAACAGGGGTATAAGGTTAAATAATTGAATCTCAGTTGCTCAGCACTTTTCTTTAGCTAAAATTCCTTCTGTCTGATTACTGAATTTACTGAAACTCGACTTGCATGATTTTTGTTTAAAATTGTTCTAAATAACTTAGTTTGTCTCATCACCCTAAACTGGAAATATGAGAAAATATTTACTCCTGTTTATTGTATTATTTCATGCCATATCAGGATTTACGCAGCCCGGTATTATTTCCGTTGTTCCTTCCACCGTTCTGAAAGGACAACAGATTAATATTATCATTAAAGGTGAAAACACCCATTTTGTCCAATCAGAAACAAGTATTGACTTTGGACAGGGTATTTCTGTGAAATCGGTCAGTGTTTCGGGACCTACCATTTTGACTGCGGTCATACAGGTAGATGCCGCTGCTCCGACAGGAAGCCGAAAACTTGTTGTTCAAACCAGTCAGGAATTTGTCGAAATGGATGATGCCCTTGAGGTAATTGAAACGGGAAACGAGGTCAGGGCGGTGATTAGCCTTTTGCCGGTGCAGGCTTTATATCTTGCAGATTTCGACCCGAATAATATCAAAAGCGCCCCATTAATCTTCAATGTATTAATTATCAACGACCAACAAATCAGAAACCTGAAATCAAAGCTGACTATTTCTCACGGTGAATACGGTGAAATAATAAGAGCAGAAAAAAGTCATCCAGCAGTCCAGCCCGGAAAAACAATATCGTATAACAACCGTGAGTTTGACGAATATAACGTCAACAACTCGGCTGATAAGCTTTTGAAATTAGCTGCTCAGACAGGGATGCTTCCTCCCGGCACTTATACTTATAAAATCGAAGTTTTCAATGATGCCGGTGATCTGCTTGCAGAAGATGAAATCAGTGACGAACTGACCAATGACATAACAAACATTGAACTGATAGGTCCCGGAGAAGGGCTTGATTTCAGTCCGGAGGTAATTTTTACGGAATTCCCATATTTTCAATGGTTTTCGCAGGCTTTCAGTTATGATTTTACCCTTTACGAAGTATTACAGGGACAAAGCTCAAAAGATGAGATTCTGAGTAATGTACCAGTATTTCAACAAAAGAATATCTCAGCCACCAGCCTGATTTATCCTTCCAGTGCCGAAAAGCTCTTACCCAACAAAGCCTATGCCTGGCAGGTAAAAGCATATTTTACTACCGCAACCGGCCAGAAAGAAATCATCAGTGATGTTTACTGGTTTACTATCGGAGGCAGCGACAAAAGTCATTTGAAAATCCAGCGGATTGAAGTAGAGCCTGAGATGATCAATATTTCTACAGGAGAAACTCATCAGTTTACAGCTTACGGTTATGACGATAAAGGAGAAAAAATTAAAATGATGGCAACATGGAAAATTATTCCTTCTGATGGCGGAAGTATTTCGCAAAATGGTTTATTTAAAGCTGGTAAATATCCCAAGCCTGTGGCAGTACTTGCAGAATATGAGGGAATTAGCGGCTATTCAACCGTCAATATTCTATGGAACATCAACAATCAATACTTCGATATCGGGCAATTAATAGATGATATTTTTGGTTTACCTCAAAAATAAACATTATGAAAAAGCTAATACTTTTATTTACACTGCTTGTTCTTCTTTTTCCCAGGCAGTCTTTCACCCAATATTTTCTGTATGTCAGCAAGCAAACGGGAGAGTTCAGCAAACATAACGGGAACGGAACAAAAACAACAGATGATTATGAAAGTGGAACGGTAACAATCAATGCAGAGGGGCCGTTAAAATGGTCAGTCAACCCTGCTGATTTATCGATAGGGCCGAATGAAACCAAAACATGGACAGGCTGGGTAGCCCCTGATCCCGCTAAAGCACCAGCACCGGGTAGTTCTGTTCAGGCCACTTTAAAAGGAAATTATAACGTAACATTTAGCCGGCCATCGGTTGGAGGGGGAGATGGAAATGTGGTGGGCGGATATGATTGCGGTAAGTGTCCGGCTCATCCTGATGGCGGACATCATGATATTATTAACAAAATTGGAACAGAACAAAGGGATTTTACCATTTACAGCATAAAAGTGGATGTCTCAGACGATATTCAATGTATTAATGGTGTCGCAGAGTTAACCGCAGATATCTTTCCCGGTCATGACGGAGAAGTGCTTTGGACAACACCCAGCGGTCAGCTTAACGGTCAGACTGTTAATTATGTTCTCCCCCCTGCATTAATGAATATCCCTGTCAGTGCTAAATTTACTATCGAGGGTGTCAGTTATCAGGATGCAGGAACCATAAAAGTAGCTAAACTTACAGGATTTGACCTGCCTGTATGTGCCAACAAAGCCACCGCAGTTGCAGGCATCGCAGATTTATCCTTCAATGGCAACTGTCATCCGTTGGTTTTGTTTAATCCTGCAAACGTTGATATTCCAGCTGTTATGCAATTCTGGACAGTAAATGTTACCGCTGCTTCAAACGGGGTAGTCCTTTCCGACAATATCATTATGGTCAATGAAGATAAGGTGTTGAATGTTACTCCTTTACAAATAAATTTTGACCTGATGGGCGTAGTGGAGGGTGCTCTTAATGCTGCTTTTGGAAATACAGGCCCATGTAGCAAAAGCGGAAGCCTGATTCCTAAAGGTTCCATTTCGAGGGGAACACTCAAGCTGTGTTGTCCGAATGACGGAGGAGTTATTGACGGAACAAAATGGGCGGGAAATTTGTCGTGGGAATACGGTATAAAATGTAAATTCCCGATCTACGGATGTCCTTATGTTGCTTCCCTTGATGCTGTTGTATCTGCAAGTGCCAATGCCTCTATCGGAGTAGATGCCACCACACAGTGCAAAGAAACAAAAGTTTGTGGTAATGTCAGTGCAAGCGCCAACATTGGTGGCGGGCTCGGATTTACTTTTGCTGCTGGAGTTATTTCTGGTGATTTGCAATTGGTTATCAAAGGAATAGGCATTGACGGAAGTTATTGCTTCTCGCCACCACCGGCCAAAGGAGAAGTCAAACTTACTATTGGTGCGGGAAGTGTGGTCGGAACCGTTGAAACTCTCTGGGGACTGACCTCCCATTCGGTCGATTATCCTCTGTGGTCAGGTTATACTTCTCCTCCTTTTGAATTTTAAAGAAATTGTTATGAGCAGAAAAATTGGATTGATTATCATAATTTTAGGCTTCTCATACAGCCTTGCATCTTCTCAGGTCAGATTCCCGGAATTCAGGACTTACGACATTGAATTAAAGTTCACCAAATACCTGAACGGATGTATGAATGATCCGGAACACACTTCTGATAATGAGCTGATTTACAAACTTAAAGGTCAGATTTTTAACGAAAATGAGGGTTATATTCCTACCGCTTCAGATGGTTTTAACGGTAAAACCACACAAAGTACACCCTGGGAAACATTATCAGAGCTGGTTTTTGCTTACATGAAAAAAGATGTCAGAAAGATAAAGAGTCTTTACAACAAGAGTTCACAGGAGAAAGTGAGTAAAGTATTTGAAGGAGAAAATGCCCAGTCGGCCCTGCAAACTTTGTCGGAATGCGGTAAAGTAAAAGTTTTAATGGGTTTTGAATATCAGGGCGGTTACATGGCAGTAGTCGAAACTGAAAATCTGGGCATTAACCTGAATTATTTCGTTATAGAAAAAGGCAAATACAGGCTGTCGGCCTTAGCCGATAAAAGCCCTGTTTCATGGAATATTGCTCTTTACTGGAAATTCAGGCCTCAACCTTTTAAAACACCTACCTTCTTGAATATTCCCGACAGTATCTCTCTGACCGAATCAAAAAGCTTCATATTTAATTTATCTGCTTCACGAAACTGGCTGATTGTTTTCCGTGATATCGATGGTGAACCTGTTTTTAGCTATGCTCAGGATGGAGGAATGAGAGACATGGATAACTCATGGCAAAGAGTTACCCTGAATATCAGCGGAAAAGACTTTATCTCCAAAGGAAAACATACTTTTTATGTGATCGAGAGCAATTATCCTGTTCAGGTGGTCAACCCGGTAATGAAAACGGCAGCTGCTTCATTCACGATTAAAGTTTACTGACATTCTGCGTTCGATAACCAAATACTGTTTTCTGATTCTTTTTCAATTAATTCTGATCCGGTCGTATGCTCAAAATGTCATTTCTATTAAAAGCCCCTTACCGGACAGTGTTGTCAGAAACGGAGAAATATGGATTGTCTGTGTGGTCGATCCGCGATTGAAAATATTACCCGGCTCGGTTCAGATGTTTATTGAAGGAGCCGAAGTCAGTCCGCTGATCAAAGTGAACGGCAATACTATTTCCATACTGGTTATGAACAAATTGCGTCCCGACAAATACAATGTTGAGCTTAGGCTGAGATCAGAAAGCGGAAAATTATACCGAAAAAGATGGGCTTTTTATGTCGGAAATTTCCAATCTTCTGAAGATTCCATCATCGAAGTCAGACCCATTCGCCAGAAGCAGGAAATTAAACCCCAGTTTAAAGGGACTGTTTTTTCAGGAATGCGTTTCACCTCCTTACATGGTAATGGGGCTTACCTGCGTCAGGAACCGCCTCAGATGCATGATTTCAGAATGAATGCTACTCTTCAGTTGTCAAACATTTCTATCCCGCTGAAAATTTATCTGACCAATCAGGAAAACAAATTTCTCCCCTTCAGAAACCGTTTTATGAGCGGCATTCAGACAGATAAAACAGGCTTGCTGGCAGGCGACATCAATCTGAATTTCAACAGAATTGCCCTGAATGGAACATCCGCCAGGGGATTATTGTTTGAGTTTAAAATCAGAAGTACCGCATACAGTTTTTTCCATGGTTACGTAAACCGAGCCATTGAAGGCGAAAAGCTGAAATTTGATGGAATCGGGTTTCCGCCCGGAAATATGCTTGCTGATTCATTTTACCTGAATGAAGGCACATACAGGCGAAAACTATCAGCCATGAATGTTATTTTTACAGCAGTAGACGGAACCAGGTTCAACATTATGTTTTTAAAATCAACGGATGATTCTAATTCTATCAGATATGGCGGGCAGGTCTCTCAAAATTTCGTTTTCGGAGCAGGTAATCAGGTCAAGACGAAAAACAACAGGTTTACTGCAGATATGCAGGTTGCACTCAGCCTGACCACTTTCGATATACGCAGGGGCGTTTACAGTAAACAAATGATTGACGACATCTTCGGATCGGATATTCCCTTCTATCCTGAAAACTGGAAATGG encodes:
- a CDS encoding translation initiation factor, producing the protein MKKKDFSELWSLVYSTNPEINPGSFTPPPNEQCLHVGIEKKHRGGKTVTLIEGFEGKTEDLENLAKTLKTKCGAGGSVKDGVILIQGDCREKITKFLKEQGYKVK